A window from Mycobacterium saskatchewanense encodes these proteins:
- the nusB gene encoding transcription antitermination factor NusB, with amino-acid sequence MADGKPGKGRHHARKRAVDLLFEAEARGLSAAEVVDVRTSLAEANPDVTTLQPYTVAVARGVGEHAAHIDDLIGSHLQGWTLDRLPAVDRAILRVAVWELLHADDVPEPVAVDEAVQLAKELSTDESPSFINGVLGQVMLVTPQIRAAARALRGTES; translated from the coding sequence ATGGCGGACGGAAAGCCCGGCAAGGGACGCCATCATGCCCGCAAGCGCGCCGTCGACCTGCTGTTCGAGGCCGAGGCGCGGGGACTGAGTGCGGCGGAGGTCGTGGACGTGCGGACCTCGCTGGCCGAGGCGAACCCCGACGTGACGACCCTGCAGCCGTACACGGTGGCGGTGGCGCGCGGGGTGGGCGAGCACGCGGCCCACATCGACGATCTGATCGGCTCGCACCTGCAGGGCTGGACCCTGGACCGGCTGCCCGCCGTGGACCGCGCCATCCTGCGGGTCGCGGTGTGGGAGTTGCTCCACGCCGACGACGTGCCCGAGCCGGTCGCCGTCGACGAGGCCGTGCAGCTCGCCAAGGAGCTGTCCACCGACGAATCGCCCAGCTTCATCAACGGGGTGCTGGGCCAGGTCATGCTCGTGACTCCGCAGATCCGGGCCGCCGCCCGCGCCCTCCGCGGGACCGAGTCATGA
- a CDS encoding antitermination protein NusB, protein MSRLELRAGIAAVLAATVVLGAVVCAAYGLTIVASALAIYALGVGAWLYHCVERLIVANRISTVRQAAKPLQPLLPVMAALMGLTQAVVRSLSDVTELPARRWELPVLRWVDSTRAGRGGAEDQPER, encoded by the coding sequence ATGAGCCGGCTGGAGCTGCGCGCCGGCATCGCCGCCGTGCTGGCCGCGACGGTGGTGCTCGGCGCCGTCGTGTGCGCCGCCTACGGGCTCACCATTGTCGCGTCGGCGCTGGCGATCTACGCGCTGGGCGTCGGCGCCTGGCTGTACCACTGCGTCGAACGGCTGATCGTCGCCAACCGCATCAGCACGGTCCGGCAGGCGGCCAAGCCGCTGCAGCCGCTGCTGCCGGTGATGGCCGCCCTCATGGGCCTGACGCAGGCCGTGGTCCGGTCGCTTTCGGACGTCACCGAGCTGCCGGCGCGCCGCTGGGAGCTTCCGGTGCTGCGGTGGGTGGACAGCACGCGCGCCGGTCGGGGTGGCGCCGAGGACCAGCCGGAGCGTTAG
- a CDS encoding aminotransferase class I/II-fold pyridoxal phosphate-dependent enzyme, producing MNPYSAHPRRLRVSALAAVANPSYARIDTWNMLDDACRHLAEVDLAGLEKAHEVARVKRLMDRIAAYERYWLYPGAQNLATFRAHLEALSTVRLTEEVSLAVRLLSEYGDRAGLFDTSAPLADQELVARARQQQFYTVLLADDAPETAPESLAECLRELRDPSDDVQFELLVVPSVEDAITAVALNGEIQAAIIRDDLPLRSRDRVPLMNTLLGPNEDAEGVVIPDRANDWVECGEWIRELRPHIDLYLLTDESIAAGDDTEPDVYDRTFYRLNDVTDLHSTVLAGLRNRFATPFFDALRAYAAAPVGQFHALPVARGASIFNSKSLQDMGEFYGRNIFMAETSTTSGGLDSLLDPHGNIRKAMDKAAHTWNSDHTYFVTNGTSTANKIVVQSLTRPGDIVLIDRNCHKSHHYGLVLAGAYPLYLDAYPLPEFAIYGAVSLHTIKKTLLDLEAAGQLHRVRMLLLTNCTFDGVVYNPLRVMQEVLAIKPDICFLWDEAWYAFATAVPWARQRTAMVSAQHLEQMLAAPKYAEEYRNWVASMDGVPRSEWLGRRLLPDPARARVRVYATHSTHKSLSALRQASMIHVRDQDFNALTRDAFGEAFLTHTSTSPNQQLLASLDLARRQVDIEGFQLVRQTYDMALVFRHRVRKDRLISKWFRILDESDLVPEEFRASSVSSYRQVRQGALAEWNEAWRSDQFVLDATRVTLFIGKTGMNGYDFREKILMERFGIQINKTSINSVLLIFTIGVTWSSVHYLLDVLRRIATDLDRSESAASVADRALQRRHVEEITEDLPHLPDFSEFDVAFQPVDGCMFGDMRSAFYAGYEESDREHVLIGTAGRRLAEGKTLVSTTFVVPYPPGFPVLVPGQVVSKEIIYFLAQLDVKEIHGYNPDLGLSVFTEEALARMEAQRNAAMAAVGSAYPPFELPADASGLNGASNGDGAARVVTEGA from the coding sequence ATGAATCCATACAGTGCCCACCCGCGACGACTACGAGTCTCCGCCCTTGCGGCCGTGGCCAACCCGTCGTACGCCCGGATCGACACCTGGAACATGCTCGACGACGCCTGCCGTCACCTCGCCGAGGTCGACCTCGCCGGGCTGGAGAAGGCTCACGAGGTCGCCCGCGTGAAGCGACTGATGGACCGCATCGCCGCCTACGAGCGGTACTGGCTGTACCCCGGTGCCCAGAACCTGGCCACCTTCCGCGCGCACCTGGAGGCCCTGTCCACGGTGCGGCTCACCGAGGAGGTGTCGCTGGCCGTGCGTCTGCTGTCCGAATACGGCGACCGCGCAGGGCTTTTCGATACCTCGGCGCCGCTGGCGGACCAGGAGCTGGTGGCCCGGGCAAGGCAGCAGCAGTTCTACACGGTGCTGCTCGCCGACGACGCCCCCGAGACCGCCCCGGAGAGCCTGGCCGAGTGCCTGCGCGAGCTCCGCGACCCGTCCGACGACGTGCAGTTCGAGCTCCTCGTCGTGCCGAGCGTGGAGGACGCGATCACCGCGGTCGCGCTGAACGGCGAGATCCAGGCCGCGATCATCCGCGACGACCTGCCGCTGCGGTCCCGGGACCGGGTGCCGCTGATGAACACGCTGTTGGGGCCCAATGAGGACGCTGAAGGCGTAGTCATACCCGACCGCGCCAACGACTGGGTGGAATGCGGCGAATGGATCCGCGAGCTGCGGCCCCACATCGACCTCTACCTGCTCACCGACGAGTCGATCGCGGCCGGTGACGACACCGAGCCCGACGTCTACGACCGGACGTTCTACCGGCTCAACGACGTCACCGACCTGCACAGCACCGTGCTGGCGGGCCTCCGAAACCGGTTCGCCACACCGTTTTTCGACGCTCTGCGCGCGTACGCGGCGGCGCCGGTCGGCCAGTTCCACGCCCTGCCCGTCGCCCGCGGAGCCAGCATCTTCAACTCGAAGTCGCTGCAGGACATGGGCGAGTTCTACGGCCGCAACATCTTCATGGCCGAAACCTCCACCACCTCCGGCGGGCTGGATTCGCTGCTGGACCCGCACGGCAACATCAGGAAGGCGATGGACAAGGCCGCGCACACCTGGAACTCCGACCACACCTACTTCGTCACGAACGGGACGTCCACAGCCAACAAGATCGTCGTGCAGTCGCTGACGCGGCCGGGCGACATCGTGCTGATCGACCGCAACTGCCACAAGTCGCACCACTACGGGCTGGTGCTGGCCGGCGCCTATCCGCTGTACCTGGACGCATACCCGCTGCCCGAGTTCGCGATCTACGGGGCGGTGTCACTGCACACGATCAAGAAGACCCTGCTCGACCTCGAGGCGGCGGGACAGCTGCACCGGGTGCGGATGCTGTTGCTGACCAACTGCACCTTCGACGGCGTGGTCTACAACCCGCTGCGGGTGATGCAGGAGGTGCTGGCGATCAAGCCGGACATCTGCTTTTTGTGGGACGAGGCGTGGTACGCGTTCGCCACCGCCGTGCCCTGGGCCCGGCAGCGGACCGCGATGGTGTCGGCCCAGCATCTCGAGCAGATGCTGGCGGCGCCGAAATACGCCGAGGAATACCGGAATTGGGTGGCGTCGATGGACGGCGTGCCGCGGTCCGAGTGGCTCGGCCGGCGGCTCTTGCCCGACCCGGCCCGGGCGCGGGTGCGCGTCTATGCGACGCACTCCACCCACAAGTCGCTGTCGGCGCTGCGGCAGGCGTCGATGATCCACGTCCGCGACCAGGATTTCAACGCGCTAACGCGCGACGCGTTCGGCGAGGCGTTCCTCACGCACACCTCGACGTCGCCGAACCAGCAGCTGCTGGCCTCGCTGGACCTGGCGCGCCGGCAGGTCGACATCGAGGGCTTCCAGCTGGTCCGGCAGACCTACGACATGGCGCTGGTTTTCCGGCACCGGGTCCGCAAGGACCGGCTGATCAGCAAGTGGTTCCGCATCCTCGACGAGTCCGACCTGGTGCCCGAGGAGTTCCGGGCCTCCTCGGTGAGCTCGTACCGCCAGGTCCGGCAGGGCGCGCTGGCCGAGTGGAACGAGGCGTGGCGCTCCGACCAATTCGTGCTGGACGCCACGCGGGTCACCCTGTTCATCGGCAAGACCGGCATGAACGGTTACGACTTCCGCGAGAAGATCCTGATGGAGCGGTTCGGCATCCAGATCAACAAGACGTCGATCAACAGCGTGCTGCTGATCTTCACGATCGGCGTCACCTGGTCGAGCGTGCACTACCTGCTCGACGTGTTGCGCCGCATCGCAACGGATTTGGACCGCAGCGAGAGCGCGGCGAGCGTGGCGGACCGGGCGTTGCAGCGACGCCACGTCGAGGAGATCACCGAGGACCTGCCGCACCTGCCGGACTTCAGCGAGTTCGACGTCGCCTTCCAGCCGGTCGACGGCTGCATGTTCGGCGACATGCGGTCGGCGTTCTACGCCGGGTACGAGGAGTCCGACCGCGAGCACGTGCTGATCGGGACGGCCGGGCGGCGGCTGGCCGAAGGCAAGACGCTGGTGTCCACGACGTTCGTGGTGCCCTACCCGCCGGGCTTCCCGGTGCTGGTCCCCGGTCAGGTGGTGTCCAAGGAGATCATCTACTTCCTCGCCCAGCTCGACGTCAAGGAGATCCACGGCTACAACCCCGACCTGGGTCTGTCGGTCTTCACCGAGGAGGCGCTGGCGCGGATGGAGGCTCAGCGGAACGCGGCGATGGCCGCGGTGGGTTCGGCCTACCCGCCTTTCGAGCTGCCCGCGGACGCATCCGGCCTCAACGGCGCGTCCAATGGCGACGGCGCCGCGCGGGTGGTCACCGAGGGTGCGTGA
- a CDS encoding COG4705 family protein translates to MLADFADRSLGIGYTGGSLLLLGCLAATLALWRWSEGTVSVNTVATPRVEAFYWSAITFSQTLGTALGDWLSATRGIGYERGALSFTAALAVVVAVYYLTPVSRVALFWAAFILTRPLGATVGDLLDKPVADGGLALSRPVATAVLAALIVALVIVLPQRPGRHPGDTNGGASAERA, encoded by the coding sequence GTGCTGGCCGATTTCGCCGACCGATCGCTGGGCATCGGGTACACGGGCGGTTCGCTGCTGCTCTTGGGTTGTCTTGCGGCCACTTTGGCGCTGTGGCGCTGGTCGGAGGGAACGGTGTCGGTGAATACCGTTGCCACGCCACGGGTGGAGGCGTTCTACTGGTCGGCCATCACGTTTTCGCAGACGCTGGGCACGGCGTTGGGCGACTGGCTCTCCGCGACCCGCGGCATAGGCTACGAACGCGGCGCCTTATCGTTCACCGCGGCTCTGGCCGTCGTGGTCGCCGTGTATTACCTGACCCCCGTGTCGCGCGTGGCGCTGTTCTGGGCTGCGTTCATCCTGACGCGCCCCCTCGGCGCGACCGTGGGCGACCTCCTCGATAAACCGGTCGCCGACGGCGGCCTGGCATTGAGCCGGCCCGTGGCCACGGCCGTCCTCGCGGCGCTGATCGTCGCGCTCGTCATCGTCCTGCCGCAACGCCCGGGACGTCACCCCGGCGACACGAACGGCGGCGCGTCGGCGGAGCGCGCCTGA
- a CDS encoding MFS transporter: MPGQSDTATQLGAGARWSIMVVSLGVTATSFLFVNGVAFLIPSLQARRGIPLTEAALMASMPSWGMVVTLFLWGYVLDRVGERAVLTVGSALTAAAAYAAAAAHSMAMTGAYLFLGGMAAASCNAAGGRLVSAWFPARQRGLAMGIRQTAQPLGIALGAVVVPELSERGAHRGLMFLGVMCAVATVASAIGIVDPPRKARRAATAQELASPYRGSSALWRIHAVAGLLMVPQTVTATFMLVWLMAHHGWSVAAAGGLVTLSQALGAAGRIVVGRWSDHVGSRMRPVRMIALAAALILFLLALTDGPRSGLAVLLMLSLSVVAVLDNGLEATAITEFAGPFWSGRALGMQNTAQRLMAGAGPPLFGALMTASGYSSAWALCGLFPLAAMPLVPTELPGVAQDSAHEDRKDSVHPGVAQ; encoded by the coding sequence ATGCCCGGGCAATCGGATACCGCGACGCAACTCGGGGCGGGGGCGCGGTGGTCGATCATGGTTGTCTCGCTGGGTGTTACGGCAACCTCGTTCCTTTTCGTCAACGGGGTCGCGTTCCTCATCCCGTCACTGCAGGCCCGACGCGGGATTCCGCTGACGGAGGCCGCCCTGATGGCGTCGATGCCCAGCTGGGGAATGGTGGTCACCCTTTTTCTTTGGGGCTATGTGCTCGATCGCGTCGGCGAGCGGGCCGTACTGACGGTGGGTTCGGCACTGACAGCGGCCGCGGCCTACGCGGCGGCGGCGGCGCATTCGATGGCGATGACGGGCGCATACCTGTTCCTCGGCGGTATGGCCGCGGCCAGCTGCAACGCCGCCGGGGGTCGGCTGGTGTCCGCGTGGTTTCCGGCGCGGCAACGCGGGTTGGCGATGGGCATCCGCCAGACGGCGCAACCCCTGGGCATCGCTCTGGGCGCCGTCGTCGTGCCCGAACTGTCGGAACGTGGCGCGCACCGGGGGCTGATGTTCCTCGGGGTGATGTGCGCGGTGGCGACGGTCGCCAGCGCGATCGGGATCGTCGATCCGCCGCGGAAGGCACGCCGGGCGGCGACCGCACAGGAACTGGCGAGCCCCTACCGCGGCTCCTCGGCGCTGTGGCGAATCCATGCCGTCGCCGGGCTGTTGATGGTGCCGCAGACGGTCACGGCCACGTTCATGCTCGTGTGGCTGATGGCTCACCATGGCTGGTCGGTGGCGGCTGCGGGCGGTCTCGTGACTCTGTCTCAGGCGCTCGGGGCCGCGGGCCGGATCGTCGTCGGCCGCTGGTCCGATCACGTCGGCTCGCGGATGCGACCCGTCCGCATGATCGCGCTCGCCGCGGCGCTGATCCTGTTTCTGCTTGCGCTCACCGACGGCCCGCGGTCGGGACTTGCCGTGCTGTTGATGCTTTCGCTGTCCGTGGTCGCGGTGCTCGACAACGGGTTGGAAGCCACCGCGATCACCGAGTTCGCCGGACCGTTCTGGAGCGGACGCGCCCTGGGCATGCAGAACACCGCGCAGCGGCTGATGGCCGGCGCCGGGCCCCCGCTCTTCGGCGCGCTGATGACGGCGTCCGGGTACTCGTCGGCGTGGGCGCTGTGCGGGTTGTTCCCCCTGGCGGCGATGCCGCTGGTGCCGACCGAACTGCCGGGAGTTGCGCAGGATTCTGCTCACGAGGATCGGAAAGACTCGGTCCACCCCGGGGTGGCGCAATAG
- a CDS encoding GntR family transcriptional regulator, producing MTPVAQPVSIRGHRADRARRVADVLRQQIHADTYPDGLPSEQELAAEFSVSRNTIREALAALKQEGLIDRGPKVGTHVAQRKYDHGLDALLGLKETFKDLGEVRNEVRAAMPVTAPPSVARRLRLEPGEQAVFVERLRYLGDLPLSLDLTYLAPDIGAKILDYPLETNDLFALIEQVSGQRLGSASLALEAISADAHSAATLQVPDGAALLMLERLTSLDDGRPVDLEYIRMRGDRITMRGNLIRSKP from the coding sequence GTGACTCCCGTGGCGCAACCAGTATCGATTCGGGGGCACCGGGCCGACCGGGCCCGCCGGGTCGCCGACGTGCTGCGCCAGCAGATCCACGCCGACACCTACCCCGACGGGCTTCCGTCCGAACAGGAGTTGGCGGCGGAATTCTCGGTGTCCCGCAACACGATTCGCGAGGCGCTTGCCGCCCTCAAACAGGAAGGGCTGATCGACCGCGGGCCCAAGGTCGGAACCCATGTCGCGCAACGCAAGTACGACCACGGCCTCGACGCGTTGCTCGGTTTGAAGGAAACGTTCAAGGACCTCGGCGAGGTGCGCAACGAGGTGCGGGCCGCCATGCCGGTCACCGCGCCGCCGTCGGTGGCGCGGCGGCTCCGCCTGGAACCCGGCGAGCAGGCGGTGTTCGTCGAGCGGCTGCGCTACCTCGGCGACCTGCCGCTCAGCCTGGACCTGACCTACCTGGCCCCGGACATCGGCGCGAAGATCCTCGACTATCCGCTGGAGACCAACGACCTGTTCGCGCTCATCGAGCAGGTGAGCGGGCAGCGGCTGGGGTCGGCGTCGCTGGCGCTGGAGGCCATCTCCGCCGACGCGCATTCGGCGGCCACGCTGCAGGTGCCCGACGGGGCGGCGCTGCTCATGCTGGAGCGGCTCACCAGCCTCGACGACGGCAGACCCGTTGACCTGGAGTACATCCGGATGCGGGGCGATCGAATCACCATGCGCGGCAACCTCATAAGGAGCAAGCCATGA
- a CDS encoding 4Fe-4S dicluster domain-containing protein, whose translation MTLISQRADVPVTIDESLCIDGCTLCVEVCPLDALAINPETGKAYMHVDECWYCGPCAARCPTGAVTVNMPYLLR comes from the coding sequence ATGACGCTGATATCCCAGCGTGCCGACGTGCCGGTCACCATCGACGAGTCGCTGTGCATCGACGGCTGCACCCTGTGTGTCGAGGTCTGCCCACTCGACGCGCTCGCCATCAATCCCGAGACGGGCAAGGCGTACATGCACGTCGACGAGTGCTGGTACTGCGGCCCGTGCGCGGCTCGCTGTCCGACCGGGGCCGTCACCGTCAACATGCCGTACCTCCTGCGCTGA
- a CDS encoding ABC transporter substrate-binding protein: MELGPGRQRNATAKNGARNRTGVTLAVACATVGLISGCSLESLSQSSGVVNVVVGYQSKTINTVTAGTLLRAQGSLEHRLADITTRTGTKYAVRWQDYDTGAPITAQMLAEKIDIGSMGDYPLLINGSKTQANPLAKTEMVSVTGYNPKGALNMVVVKPDSSASGLADLAGSKVSASLGSAGHGTLVRALAKEGVTGVEVLNQQPQVGASALESGQVRGLSQFVAWPGLLVHQGKAKLLYDGAELNFPTLHGVVVRRSYAKSHPEVLAAFLQAQLDATEFLNSRPLEASRIVAQASGLPQEVVYLYNGPGGTSFDSTPKPSLVDALKADVPYLKSIGDFADLDIGNFVVDEPLRAVFAARGRNYDAARDAKSNPDTLAGDPALAGELWFEGSDSTQPIANPTALLQAIREANGRGAKIRAAYVPDAELGTRWFADKSTWVKDGPNYLPFDTPAGARRYTAGHPGSVAMNYQQALGGSV; encoded by the coding sequence ATGGAACTAGGGCCGGGTCGCCAGCGTAACGCCACGGCGAAAAATGGGGCCAGAAATCGCACTGGCGTTACGCTCGCGGTCGCCTGCGCGACGGTCGGGCTGATCTCCGGCTGCTCGCTCGAATCGCTCTCGCAGTCCTCGGGTGTGGTCAACGTCGTGGTGGGCTACCAGTCCAAGACCATCAACACCGTCACCGCGGGCACGCTGCTGCGCGCGCAGGGCTCCCTGGAGCACCGGCTCGCCGACATCACCACCCGCACCGGCACCAAGTACGCGGTGCGCTGGCAGGACTACGACACCGGCGCCCCGATCACCGCGCAGATGCTCGCCGAGAAGATCGACATCGGCTCGATGGGCGACTACCCGCTGCTGATCAACGGGTCCAAGACCCAGGCCAACCCGCTGGCGAAAACCGAGATGGTGTCGGTCACCGGCTACAACCCCAAGGGCGCGCTGAACATGGTGGTGGTGAAGCCGGACTCGTCGGCGAGCGGGCTGGCCGACCTGGCCGGCTCGAAGGTCTCGGCCAGCCTCGGCTCGGCCGGGCACGGCACCCTGGTGCGCGCCCTGGCCAAAGAGGGCGTCACCGGCGTCGAGGTGCTCAACCAGCAACCGCAGGTCGGCGCCTCCGCGCTGGAATCGGGTCAGGTTCGAGGCCTTTCGCAATTCGTCGCCTGGCCCGGGCTGCTGGTCCACCAGGGCAAGGCCAAGCTGCTCTACGACGGCGCCGAGCTGAACTTCCCGACCCTGCACGGCGTGGTGGTCCGGCGGTCGTACGCGAAGAGCCACCCCGAGGTGCTCGCGGCCTTCCTGCAGGCGCAGCTGGACGCCACCGAGTTCCTCAACTCCAGGCCGCTGGAGGCGTCCCGCATCGTGGCCCAGGCCAGCGGATTGCCGCAGGAGGTGGTTTATCTGTACAACGGCCCCGGGGGTACGTCGTTCGACAGCACGCCGAAGCCGTCGCTGGTCGACGCGCTGAAAGCCGATGTGCCGTACCTGAAGTCGATCGGCGACTTCGCCGACCTCGACATCGGCAACTTCGTCGTGGACGAGCCGCTGCGCGCGGTGTTCGCCGCCCGCGGCCGCAACTACGACGCGGCCCGAGACGCAAAGTCCAACCCGGACACGCTCGCGGGGGATCCCGCCCTGGCCGGCGAGCTGTGGTTCGAGGGATCCGACTCGACGCAACCCATCGCCAATCCGACCGCGCTGCTGCAGGCGATCCGAGAGGCGAACGGCCGCGGCGCCAAGATCCGCGCGGCCTACGTTCCCGACGCCGAACTGGGCACCCGATGGTTCGCCGACAAGTCGACGTGGGTCAAAGACGGGCCCAATTACCTTCCGTTCGACACCCCGGCCGGTGCGCGCCGGTACACGGCGGGACACCCGGGCAGCGTGGCCATGAATTATCAACAGGCACTGGGGGGTTCGGTATGA
- a CDS encoding ABC transporter permease, translated as MTAQVVPGQVFDGVSAPAPATPRRLASPWRSRLLRLASVAVAIGLWQLLTAGKARLVLRFDTLPTVTQIVTALHRRLGAHEYWLDVAQSLLRILTGFGLAAMVGVATGVLLGRSRLFADIVGPLTELARPIPAIAMVPVAILLFPTDEAGIVFITFLAAFFPIMVSTRHAVRALPTLWEDSVRTLGGRRADVLTQVVLPGILPGVFGGLSVGMGVAWICVISAEMISGRLGIGYRTWQDYTVLAYPQVFVGIITIGVLGFATSASVELVGRRVTRWLPRAQEGQR; from the coding sequence ATGACCGCGCAAGTGGTGCCCGGGCAGGTTTTCGACGGGGTCTCGGCGCCCGCACCGGCGACGCCGCGGCGACTCGCCTCGCCGTGGCGGTCGCGCCTGCTGCGGCTGGCGTCGGTGGCCGTGGCGATCGGGCTGTGGCAGCTGCTCACCGCAGGCAAGGCGCGGCTGGTGCTGCGGTTCGACACGCTGCCCACCGTCACCCAGATCGTGACGGCGCTGCATCGCCGGCTCGGCGCCCACGAGTACTGGCTCGACGTGGCGCAGTCGTTGCTGCGGATCCTCACCGGCTTCGGCCTGGCCGCCATGGTCGGGGTCGCCACGGGCGTGCTGCTGGGCCGGTCCCGGCTGTTCGCCGACATCGTCGGTCCGCTGACCGAGCTGGCCCGGCCCATCCCGGCGATCGCGATGGTGCCGGTGGCGATCCTGCTGTTCCCGACCGACGAGGCCGGCATCGTCTTCATCACCTTCCTGGCGGCGTTCTTCCCGATCATGGTCAGCACCCGGCACGCCGTGCGCGCGCTGCCCACGCTGTGGGAGGACTCGGTGCGCACCCTGGGCGGCCGCCGGGCCGACGTGCTCACCCAGGTGGTGCTGCCCGGCATCCTGCCGGGTGTCTTCGGCGGGCTGTCGGTCGGGATGGGGGTGGCGTGGATCTGCGTGATCTCCGCTGAGATGATCTCCGGCCGGCTCGGCATCGGCTACCGCACCTGGCAGGACTACACGGTGCTGGCCTACCCGCAGGTCTTCGTCGGCATCATCACCATCGGGGTGCTGGGCTTCGCCACGTCGGCGTCCGTCGAGCTGGTTGGCCGGCGCGTGACCCGCTGGCTCCCGCGCGCGCAGGAAGGACAGCGATGA
- a CDS encoding ABC transporter ATP-binding protein → MTAMSLELDRVSLSYTATPVIDGLSLTVRPGEILILTGPSGCGKSTVLRALAGLLPPAGGRVLADGDDVTTTSGDRGMVFQDDALLPWRTVRSNIELALRLRGEPRATRRTQAERWIDELGLGGFGHYLPKSLSGGMRQRVQLARGLAGAPRAVMMDEPFGALDTQTRAAMQRLLIDTWRAHPTTVVFVTHDVDEALALGDRIAVLGRAGRPLRALLDVPEPRVDLPRPALRAEIIAALDHSAAA, encoded by the coding sequence ATGACGGCGATGAGCCTCGAACTGGACCGGGTTTCCCTGTCGTACACCGCGACTCCGGTGATCGACGGGCTGAGCCTGACCGTGCGGCCGGGGGAGATCCTCATACTGACCGGCCCGTCGGGCTGCGGGAAGTCGACGGTGCTGCGCGCGCTTGCGGGCCTGCTGCCGCCCGCGGGCGGTCGGGTGCTGGCGGACGGCGACGACGTCACCACCACCTCGGGTGATCGCGGCATGGTGTTCCAGGACGACGCCCTGCTGCCGTGGCGCACCGTGCGGTCCAACATCGAACTGGCGTTGCGGCTGCGCGGCGAACCGCGCGCCACCCGGCGGACTCAGGCCGAGCGGTGGATCGACGAACTCGGGCTCGGCGGATTCGGTCATTACCTGCCCAAGAGCCTGTCGGGCGGGATGCGCCAGCGCGTGCAGTTGGCCCGCGGCCTGGCCGGCGCGCCGCGCGCGGTGATGATGGACGAGCCGTTCGGTGCCCTGGACACCCAGACCCGCGCCGCCATGCAGCGGCTGCTGATCGACACCTGGCGTGCCCACCCGACCACCGTCGTCTTCGTCACCCACGACGTGGACGAGGCGCTGGCGCTGGGGGACCGGATCGCCGTGCTGGGCCGCGCGGGCCGGCCGCTGCGCGCGCTGCTCGACGTGCCGGAGCCGCGTGTCGACCTGCCGCGTCCCGCGCTGCGCGCAGAAATCATTGCGGCGCTGGACCATTCGGCGGCGGCATGA